AGCAATCGGACACGTGTCGTAGCACTTATGAGCAGCGCTCATATCGGCCGGGTAACGGAAGCTCTCCGCAACCGGAACCCTCTTGACGCCGTCCTCATCCATCAGCGTGACTGCACAAGGTGCACGCGCGCGCGTGCACGCGTTTTTTGTACACAGATAGATCGTACGGCCAGTGAACCGCAGGGGGCCCGGGTGAGACTGCTGCTCGTCGAGGACGACAACCACGTCGCCGCCGCTCTGTCGGCGGTCCTGGCACGGCACGGATTCGACGTCACGCACGCGCGCAGCGGCGAGGAGGCCCTTCAGGCACTGGTGCCCGAGGTCGACGGCTTCGGCGTCGTCCTGCTCGACCTGGGCCTGCCCGACCAGGACGGTTACGAGGTCTGCGGCAAGATCCGCAAGCGCACCAGCACGCCGGTGATCATGGTCACCGCGCGCTCCGACGTGCGCTCCCGCATCCACGGCCTCAATCTCGGCGCCGATGACTACGTGGTGAAGCCGTACGACACCGGGGAACTGCTCGCCCGCATCCACGCCGTGAGCCGGCGCACCTCCCACGAGGACACCTCCAGCGGCATCGAGACGGAGCTGCGCCTCGGCCCGGTGCACATCGAGCTGCCCACGCGCCGGGTCAGCGTGGACGGAACCGTGATCCAGCTGACCCGCAAGGAGTTCGACCTGCTGGCCCTGCTCGCACAGCGGCCCGGGGTGGTCTTCCGCCGGGAGCAGATCATCAGCGAGGTGTGGCGGACCAGTTGGGAGGGGACCGGGCGCACCCTGGAGGTGCACGTCGCGTCCCTGCGCGCCAAGCTGCGCATGCCGGCCCTCATCGAGACCGTACGCGGAGTCGGCTACCGGCTCGTCGCGCCTGCCGGGTAGCGGGGCCGGGTGCGCACTCGTCTGCTCCCGCTGCTGATCGTCCTGATGGCGGCCGTGCTGCTCGCGCTCGGCATCCCGCTGGCCGTCAGCCTGGCCGGTGCCCAGCAGCAGAAGGTCGTCGTCGACCGGATCGACGACACGGCACGCTTCGCGGCTCTCGCCCAGTTCGTCACCGACTCGCCCACCGGGACCGCCAGCGCGTTCGAGAACGAGCGCCTGGCCACGCTCAGCAGTGAACTCGACAGCTACTACAAGGTCTACGGCATCCGGGCCGGTGTCTTCTACCGCAGCGGCAGTGCCATGGCTCATGCACCGGCCGGGTGGTCCCTGCCGGAGGAGGGCGAGGTGCGGGACGCATTCGACGAGGCGTTGCTCAGCCGCCGCAGCCATGACCCGCGGCAGGTGTGGCCCTGGCAGCGGGGCAACCTCGTGGTCGCCTCGCCGGTCATCCGCGACGGTGACGTCGTCGCGGTCGTCGTCACCGACTCGCCCACCGGGCAGTTGCGCTCGCGCACGTTGCACGGCTGGCTGGTCATCGGCGCGGGTGAGTCCGCCGCGATGCTGCTGGCCGTCGGAGCGGCCCTGCGGCTGACCGGCTGGGTGCTCAAGCCCGTACGGGTGCTGGACGCCACCACCCACGACATCGCCACGGGTCGGCTGAAGTCCCGGGTCGCCGCCGCCGGCGGTCCGCCGGAACTCAGGCGTCTGGCCCGGTCGTTCAACGAGATGGCGGACAACGTCGAGGACGTGCTTGAACAACAACGCGCCTTCGTCGCCGATGCCTCGCACCAGCTGCGCAACCCACTCGCGGCGCTGCTGCTGCGCATCGAGCTGCTCTCCTTCGAGCTGCCCGAGGGCAACAAGGAGATCGCCTCGGTCCAGTCCGAGGGCAAGCGCCTGGCGCAGGTCCTGGACGATCTGCTCGACCTGGCGCTGGCGGAGCACACCGAGGCCGATCTGAAGATCACCGACATCGGCGAGCTCGCCGCCGAACGGGTCGCGGCCTGGTCGCCGACCGCCGAGGCCAAGGGCGTACGCCTGGTGGGCGACTGCCCGCCGACGACCGCGTGGGCCGACCCGGTGGCGCTGTCCAGCGCGCTGGACGGAGTGATCGACAACGCGTTGAAGTTCACGCCCGAGGGCCGGACCGTCGAGGTGACCGTCGCCTCCAACGGCGACACCTCCACCGTCGTCGTCACCGACGAGGGCCCCGGCCTCACCGACGAGGAACTGGCCCGCATCGGCGACCGCTTCTGGCGCAGCAGCCGCCACCAGAACATCAAGGGCTCGGGCCTCGGGCTGTCCATCTCGCGGGCGCTGCTCGCGGCGGGCGGCGGTTCGATCGCGTACGGCCATCACGAGCCGCATGGGCTGAAGGTGATGGTGGCGGTGCCCAGGGGCGGACCGGCGTAGCGAAGTCGAGGGCGGGACGGACGCCCCCTATGGCTTGACCGACCGGTAGTAGCGTCCGGCCCCCTCGTGCAGCTTGAGCGGGTCCGTGTAGATGGCCGTGCGGACGTCGACCAGCTGGGCGGAGTGGACGGTCGCGCCGATGCCGTCCCGGCTGTCGATCACCGTACGGGTCAGCCACTCGGTGAGCCGGGGGTCCATGTCGTTGCGCGTGACCAGGAGGTTGGACACCGCCAGGGTGGGGACCGGGTCGCCGCGCTGGACGGTGGGGTAGGCCGATTCAGGCATCTTGGTGGCGCGGTAGTAGCGCGTGGCACCACCCTGGTCGTGCAGCTTGGCCACGAGGCGGGCGTCGATCGGCACGAAGCGGAAGGCCGACGCCGACTTCTTGGCCAGCCGGCTGAGCCCGTCCGTGGGCAGTCCGCCCGACCAGAAGAACGCGTCGAGGCCGTGTCCCAGCCGTTTGGGTCCGGTGTCGATGCCGTCCGACGACGGCTTGATGTCCTTCTCCGGGTCGATCCCGGCCGCCTTGAGCACGCCGTTCGCGATCAGCCGTACGCCGGAGTTCGGCAGCCCTATGGCCACGCGCTTGCCCCGCAGGTCCGCGACGGAGCGGATGTCCGAGTCCGGTGGCACGACGAGCTGGGCGTAGTCGTCGTACAGGCGCGCGACACCGCGCAGCCGGTCGGCGCCCGTGCTGTTGTCGAGCTTGTACGTGGCGACCGCGTCGGCCGCGGCGATCGCGAAGTCGGCCTTGCCCGTCGCCACGGCCGCGACGTTCTCCTGCGAACCGGCACTGGTCAGCAACCGCACCTTCAGATCGGGCATGTCCTTGTCGATCTCGGTGCGCAGGAGTTCGCCGTACTCGTGGTAGACCCCCGCCTGCGTGCCCGTGCTGAACCTGATCGTCCCGCCCGGAGGTTCCTCGGTCCAGGGGCGCAGCCACCACAGCAGCAGCCCGAGGACCACGAGCGAGGCGGCGCCGCCCTGAAGGGCCCGGCGCCTGCCGATGGGCGGGAACATCTTGGACATGCGCGAGATCCTGCCAGTCGTGGTGCCCCGCTGACCAGGGGCGGGCTCACGGGTGGGCCGGCCACCGGGCGAGGGGAGTGTCAGTGGCGGCCACTACAGTCGCCCCCATGAGCTCCTCGCCCGCAGACCTGGTCCGTGAATTTCACCTCGCCTTCGGCCTGGACGCCCGCAGTACCCCGACGGAGGTGTCCCCGGAACTCGCCGCCCACCGCGGCGAACTCCTCGCCGAGGAGGCCGCGGAGGTCGCCGAGGTGTCGGTGACGGGCCCGCTCGACCGGCTCGCCCACGAACTCGCCGACG
The genomic region above belongs to Streptomyces coeruleorubidus and contains:
- a CDS encoding response regulator transcription factor, translating into MRLLLVEDDNHVAAALSAVLARHGFDVTHARSGEEALQALVPEVDGFGVVLLDLGLPDQDGYEVCGKIRKRTSTPVIMVTARSDVRSRIHGLNLGADDYVVKPYDTGELLARIHAVSRRTSHEDTSSGIETELRLGPVHIELPTRRVSVDGTVIQLTRKEFDLLALLAQRPGVVFRREQIISEVWRTSWEGTGRTLEVHVASLRAKLRMPALIETVRGVGYRLVAPAG
- a CDS encoding TAXI family TRAP transporter solute-binding subunit yields the protein MSKMFPPIGRRRALQGGAASLVVLGLLLWWLRPWTEEPPGGTIRFSTGTQAGVYHEYGELLRTEIDKDMPDLKVRLLTSAGSQENVAAVATGKADFAIAAADAVATYKLDNSTGADRLRGVARLYDDYAQLVVPPDSDIRSVADLRGKRVAIGLPNSGVRLIANGVLKAAGIDPEKDIKPSSDGIDTGPKRLGHGLDAFFWSGGLPTDGLSRLAKKSASAFRFVPIDARLVAKLHDQGGATRYYRATKMPESAYPTVQRGDPVPTLAVSNLLVTRNDMDPRLTEWLTRTVIDSRDGIGATVHSAQLVDVRTAIYTDPLKLHEGAGRYYRSVKP
- a CDS encoding sensor histidine kinase, whose amino-acid sequence is MRTRLLPLLIVLMAAVLLALGIPLAVSLAGAQQQKVVVDRIDDTARFAALAQFVTDSPTGTASAFENERLATLSSELDSYYKVYGIRAGVFYRSGSAMAHAPAGWSLPEEGEVRDAFDEALLSRRSHDPRQVWPWQRGNLVVASPVIRDGDVVAVVVTDSPTGQLRSRTLHGWLVIGAGESAAMLLAVGAALRLTGWVLKPVRVLDATTHDIATGRLKSRVAAAGGPPELRRLARSFNEMADNVEDVLEQQRAFVADASHQLRNPLAALLLRIELLSFELPEGNKEIASVQSEGKRLAQVLDDLLDLALAEHTEADLKITDIGELAAERVAAWSPTAEAKGVRLVGDCPPTTAWADPVALSSALDGVIDNALKFTPEGRTVEVTVASNGDTSTVVVTDEGPGLTDEELARIGDRFWRSSRHQNIKGSGLGLSISRALLAAGGGSIAYGHHEPHGLKVMVAVPRGGPA